In a genomic window of Vigna angularis cultivar LongXiaoDou No.4 chromosome 6, ASM1680809v1, whole genome shotgun sequence:
- the LOC108342132 gene encoding pectinesterase, whose product MAISKVFFCLFLVFLLSIFFNSAFVASSSDSSDTICNLTPYPSFCESNSPYGHGDIHEYGRFFVDKSLSSSKKILSLLSQYLKSPPKFSNSTIFAIQDCYLLVDLNKRFLSKTLKTINSTDALGGSEAEKFHTFLSATLTNQETCLNSLQETTSNPDKDLQTHLSNGTKLYSISLAIFKRGWKAKNNTERKLERNYHIMWEQKLYELIRRKGRKLLQLGADNVVVNQSVVVSPDGSGNYTTINDAVAAAPNNSQGSNGFFVIHVVGGVYEEYVSIPRQKQYLMMIGDGINQTIITGNHSVVDGWTTFNSATFAVTAQGFVAINITFRNTAGAIKHQAVALRSGADLSAFYNCSFEGYQDTLYTHSLRQFYRNCDIYGTVDFIFGNAAAVLQNCNIYPRLPMQNQFNAITAQARTDVNQNTGTSIHNCTITGASDLAGSNGTTKTYLGRPWKQYSQTVYVQSFMDSLIDPLGWVAWSGDFALDTLYYAEFDNRGPGSDTSNRVTWPGYHVINATDAVNFTVSNFIQGGFWLPATGLPYSPDLLTP is encoded by the exons ATGGCTATTTCAAAGGTATTCTTCTGCTTATTCTTGGTCTTCCTTCTAAGCATTTTCTTTAACTCTGCATTTGTTGCATCTTCATCGGACTCCTCCGATACCATTTGCAACCTCACACCATATCCATCATTCTGCGAATCTAACTCACCGTATGGCCATGGTGACATACACGAATATGGTCGTTTTTTCGTAGACAAATCCTTGTCATCCTCAAAGAAGATTCTCTCGTTACTCTCTCAATACCTTAAATCGCCACCCAAGTTCTCAAACTCCACAATCTTTGCCATTCAAGATTGTTACCTTCTAGTTGATCTAAACAAGCGTTTTTTGTCCAAGACCCTAAAAACCATCAATTCCACTGATGCCCTCGGTGGCTCAGAAGCTGAAAAGTTCCACACTTTTCTTAGTGCTACACTGACCAACCAAGAAACTTGCTTAAACAGCCTTCAAGAAACCACGTCAAACCCCGACAAAGACCTACAAACGCATCTTTCCAATGGAACCAAGCTTTATAGCATATCTCTTGCAATCTTCAAGAGGGGATGGAAAGCCAAGAACAACACAGAGAGAAAACTTGAAAGAAATTATCACATCATGTGGGAACAGAAGCTGTACGAGCTAAtcagaagaaaaggaagaaaacttCTTCAGTTGGGTGCAGACAACGTTGTAGTTAACCAAAGTGTGGTGGTGAGCCCAGACGGTTCTGGAAACTATACGACAATCAATGATGCAGTGGCTGCTGCTCCAAATAACTCACAGGGTAGTAACGGGTTTTTCGTGATTCATGTGGTCGGTGGAGTGTATGAAGAGTACGTTTCCATTCCCAGACAGAAGCAGTACCTGATGATGATAGGAGATGGAATTAACCAGACCATAATCACGGGCAATCACAGTGTGGTTGATGGTTGGACTACTTTCAATTCTGCTACATTCG CCGTGACTGCTCAAGGTTTTGTGGCAATCAACATAACATTTCGCAACACAGCAGGAGCGATTAAGCACCAAGCAGTAGCCCTCAGAAGCGGAGCGGACTTGTCTGCATTTTACAATTGTAGCTTTGAAGGGTACCAAGACACGTTGTACACCCATTCTCTTCGCCAATTCTACAGAAACTGTGATATTTATGGTACAGTGGACTTCATATTTGGTAATGCAGCAGCGGTCTTGCAAAACTGTAACATCTACCCTAGACTCCCAATGCAAAACCAATTCAATGCCATTACTGCACAGGCTAGGACTGACGTCAACCAAAATACTGGAACCTCCATACACAATTGTACCATAACAGGGGCGAGTGACTTGGCCGGAAGTAATGGCACCACAAAAACGTACCTGGGAAGACCCTGGAAGCAATATTCACAAACAGTTTATGTGCAGTCTTTCATGGACAGTTTGATAGATCCACTGGGTTGGGTAGCTTGGTCGGGGGACTTTGCTTTGGACACCCTTTATTATGCGGAATTTGATAATCGTGGGCCTGGATCTGATACCAGTAATAGGGTTACTTGGCCTGGGTACCATGTGATCAATGCTACAGATGCAGTTAATTTTACAGTTTCTAATTTCATACAAGGTGGTTTCTGGCTGCCTGCAACAGGACTACCTTACTCTCCTGATTTACTTACACCTTAG
- the LOC108341892 gene encoding uncharacterized protein LOC108341892: MAASSSSLSSSDVSSPHRRRRHHRHRRERDKDSLKIRKKTKSQSRGKRRRRHHHHSSNSDSDSHSSSSVSDYSRSESSSDSEREASHRSKRHKRSDRPKKNKEKDRSKSHHHKRQKHKVKEKQHDERRSSPVQLSKFLGRDKDDDVRRSAVSGKKILLKLEKSKEDKVAESKRNELLNFLNASFD; this comes from the exons ATGGCGGCCTCctcttcttcactttcttcctcTGACGTATCCTCTCCTCACCGTCGCCGGCGTCATCACCGCCACCGTCGAGAGCGCGACAAGGACTCCCTCAAGATCCGAAAGAAGACCAAGTCTCAGTCCCGCGGTAAACGGCGTCGTAGGCATCACCACCACTCTTCCAATTCCGATTCCGATTCTCATTCATCATCTTCTGTCTCTGATTACTCTAG AAGTGAGAGTTCTTCTGATAGTGAGCGTGAAGCATCTCACCGTTCAAAGAGGCACAAAAGGAGTGACAGACCAAAGAAG AATAAGGAAAAGGATAGAAGTAAAAGCCACCATCATAAGCGGCAGAAACATAAAGTAAAAGAG AAGCAGCATGATGAGAGGAGAAGCAGCCCTGTGCAGCTTTCCAAG TTTTTAGGACGTGACAAAGATGATGATGTCCGTCGGAGTGCTGTATCTGGCAAGAAG atTCTTCTGAAACTTGAAAAATCGAAGGAAGATAAAGTGGCCGAAAGCAAGAGAAATGAACTGCTGAACTTTTTAAACGCTAGTTTTGATTAG
- the LOC108341535 gene encoding putative pectinesterase/pectinesterase inhibitor 28, producing the protein MGQKQRLVIIGVSTFLLVAMVVAVTVSVSLNNKGAKDAENEETKSHVASSMKAVKTLCAPTEYQKECEDNLNANAGNITDPRELIKIAFNVTISRISDGLGQTKLMHDVESDPRTKEALDTCKQLMNLSIEEFNRSLQRFSKFDLNNIDRILTSLKVWLSGAVTYQESCLDAFDNTTTDAGKKMHELLQTAMHMTSNGLAIITELSKTFSEMHLPKSGRRLLMTADDLPVLGNETDDDFDVPDWVENRGGLRRLLHMTGRKQMAHVVVAKDGSGNFTTINEALKHVPMKNLRPFIIYIKEGVYDEYVEVSRNMTHVVMIGDGGRKSRITGSKNFIDGVGTYKTASAAIIGDFFVAIGMGFENTAGAEKHQAVALRVQSDRSIFYKCRMDGYQDTLYAHAMRQFYRDCSISGTIDFVFGDAVAVLQNCTFVVRKPLANQQCIVTAQGRKESNQPSGLVIHGGSIVSDPLYYPVRFDNKAYLARPWKNFSRTIFMDSFIDDLITPDGYMPWQTLEGLSGMDTCFYAEINNHGPGADISKRVKWEGIKALTKDVATGFLPSPFFHGDDWIRVTRVPYDSGLPSATH; encoded by the exons atggGGCAGAAGCAGAGACTCGTGATCATTGGCGTTTCTACCTTCTTGCTGGTGGCTATGGTGGTAGCCGTTACAGTTAGCGTGAGCCTGAACAACAAGGGAGCAAAGGATGctgaaaatgaagaaacaaaatCACACGTAGCTTCCTCCATGAAAGCGGTGAAAACCCTTTGCGCACCCACGGAGTACCAGAAAGAATGCGAGGACAATCTCAATGCAAACGCCGGCAACATCACTGATCCCAGGGAACTCATAAAAATCGCCTTCAACGTCACCATCTCCCGAATCAGCGACGGGCTAGGGCAAACCAAGCTCATGCACGACGTCGAGAGCGATCCCAGAACCAAGGAGGCCCTCGACACGTGCAAGCAACTCATGAACCTCTCCATCGAAGAGTTCAATCGCTCCCTCCAGAGGTTCAGCAAGTTCGACCTCAACAACATCGATCGCATCCTCACCAGTCTCAAGGTGTGGCTCAGCGGCGCCGTCACGTACCAGGAATCGTGCCTTGACGCGTTCGATAACACCACCACCGACGCTGGCAAGAAGATGCATGAGCTCTTGCAAACCGCCATGCACATGACCAGCAACGGCCTCGCTATCATCACCGAGCTGTCGAAGACTTTCTCCGAGATGCACCTCCCCAAGTCTGGCCGCCGCCTCTTGATGACCGCCGACGATTTGCCCGTTCTTGGCAACGAAACCGACGACGACTTTGACGTTCCCGATTGGGTTGAGAACCGCGGTGGCCTTCGCAGACTCTTGCATATGACTGGACGCAAACAAATGGCCCATGTGGTGGTTGCCAAGGATGGCAGTGGAAATTTCACCACCATCAACGAAGCCTTGAAGCACGTGCCCATGAAAAACCTAAGGCCTTTTATCATCTACATCAAGGAGGGCGTTTACGACGAGTACGTGGAAGTTTCCAGGAACATGACCCATGTCGTCATGATCGGTGATGGTGGTAGGAAGTCGAGGATCACAGGCAGCAAAAACTTCATCGATGGTGTGGGAACCTACAAAACCGCCAGTGCTG CCATTATTGGAGATTTCTTCGTCGCCATAGGTATGGGATTTGAAAACACAGCCGGTGCTGAAAAACATCAAGCGGTGGCATTGAGGGTTCAATCTGACAGGTCCATCTTCTACAAGTGCCGAATGGATGGGTACCAAGACACTCTTTACGCCCACGCCATGCGTCAATTCTACCGCGACTGCAGCATTTCTGGTACCATAGACTTTGTGTTCGGCGACGCAGTGGCTGTGCTCCAGAACTGCACATTCGTTGTCCGAAAGCCGTTGGCAAACCAGCAATGCATTGTGACCGCACAAGGTAGAAAGGAGAGCAACCAGCCATCGGGTCTGGTGATCCATGGAGGATCGATTGTGTCAGACCCCCTGTATTACCCAGTTAGGTTCGACAACAAGGCGTACTTGGCTCGTCCATGGAAGAATTTCTCAAGGACCATCTTCATGGATTCGTTCATCGATGACTTGATCACACCCGACGGCTACATGCCATGGCAGACATTGGAAGGTTTAAGCGGAATGGACACTTGTTTCTACGCTGAGATAAACAACCATGGCCCTGGTGCAGACATATCGAAGCGCGTGAAATGGGAAGGAATCAAGGCCCTGACGAAGGACGTAGCAACAGGATTCTTGCCATCACCGTTCTTCCATGGAGATGACTGGATTAGGGTCACAAGGGTTCCTTACGACTCTGGCCTGCCCTCCGCCACTCACTga
- the LOC108341838 gene encoding putative pectinesterase/pectinesterase inhibitor 22: MSHYNLQKMMTMLSFLFILVLLPSFEALSYEGIPSEIQTQDMQALIAQACMDIENQNSCLTNIHNELTKIGPPSPTSVMSAALKATLNEAIVAIDNMTKITTFSVSYREQQAIEDCKELLDFSVSELAWSLGEMRRIRAGDTNVQYEGNLEAWLSAALSNQDTCLEGFEGTDRRLESYISGSLTQVTQLISNVLSLYTQLHTFPFKPPRNTTTAESDGTSEFPEWMTEGDQELLRAKPHGVRADAVVALDGSGHYRSIAEAVNAAPSHSQRRYIIYVKKGLYKENIDMKKKMTNIMLVGDGIGQTIITSNRNFMQGWTTFRTATLAVSGKGFIARDMSFRNTAGPVNHQAVALRVDSDQSAFYRCSVEGHQDTLYAHSLRQFYRECEIYGTIDFIFGNGAAVLQNCKIYTRVPLPLQKVTITAQGRKSPHQSTGFTIQDSYILATQPTYLGRPWKQYSRTVYINTYMSGLVQPRGWLEWLGNFALDTLWYGEYRNYGPGASLVGRVRWPGYHVIKDASTASFFTVQRFINGDTWLPRTGVKFTAGLTN; the protein is encoded by the exons CATGCAAGCATTGATTGCACAAGCATGCATGGACATTGAAAACCAAAACTCCTGCCTCACAAACATCCACAACGAGCTCACTAAAATAGGCCCTCCAAGCCCCACTTCAGTGATGAGTGCAGCACTCAAGGCCACACTCAACGAAGCAATAGTGGCCATTGACAACATGACAAAGATCACCACATTCTCCGTCAGCTACCGCGAGCAACAAGCCATAGAAGACTGCAAGGAGCTCTTGGATTTCTCGGTTTCTGAGCTGGCATGGTCCTTGGGAGAGATGAGGAGGATTCGCGCAGGAGATACCAACGTGCAATACGAGGGAAACCTTGAAGCCTGGCTTAGTGCTGCACTGAGCAACCAAGACACGTGCCTTGAAGGCTTTGAAGGCACAGACAGACGCCTCGAGAGCTACATCAGTGGAAGCTTGACACAAGTCACACAACTCATCAGCAATGTTTTGTCCCTCTACACTCAGTTGCATACCTTTCCATTTAAGCCTCCAAGAAACACTACTACTGCGGAATCTGATGGAACCTCGGAGTTTCCTGAATGGATGACTGAGGGTGATCAAGAGTTGCTCAGAGCCAAGCCACATGGTGTTCGTGCGGATGCAGTTGTTGCTTTGGATGGGAGTGGTCACTATCGCTCCATCGCCGAAGCTGTTAATGCAGCTCCCAGTCACAGTCAAAGAAGGTATATTATTTACGTGAAAAAAGGACTTTACAAGGAGAATATTgacatgaagaagaagatgaccAACATCATGCTCGTCGGAGATGGTATAGGCCAAACCATTATCACCAGCAACCGGAATTTCATGCAGGGATGGACCACCTTTCGAACGGCCACTCTTG CTGTGTCTGGGAAGGGTTTCATTGCAAGGGACATGTCGTTCCGGAACACAGCAGGGCCGGTGAACCATCAAGCGGTGGCGCTGCGTGTGGATTCAGACCAATCAGCCTTCTACAGGTGCAGTGTGGAAGGGCACCAAGACACGCTCTACGCCCACTCGCTGCGACAGTTCTACCGTGAGTGTGAAATCTATGGCACCATAGACTTCATTTTCGGCAACGGTGCTGCAGTTCTTCAAAACTGCAAAATATACACCAGGGTCCCGCTTCCCTTGCAGAAGGTTACCATCACGGCCCAAGGCAGAAAAAGCCCACACCAGAGCACGGGCTTCACCATCCAGGACAGCTATATTCTCGCCACCCAGCCCACCTACTTGGGCCGGCCCTGGAAACAATACTCTAGGACGGTTTACATTAACACTTACATGAGTGGGCTTGTCCAGCCCCGAGGCTGGCTTGAGTGGCTCGGAAACTTTGCCCTCGACACTTTGTGGTACGGTGAGTACAGAAACTATGGGCCCGGTGCATCGCTGGTGGGCCGGGTCAGATGGCCCGGTTATCATGTAATTAAAGATGCTTCCACCGCTAGTTTTTTCACCGTTCAGAGGTTCATTAATGGTGACACGTGGCTGCCAAGGACAGGTGTCAAGTTCACAGCAGGTCTCACCAATTGA